The Populus nigra chromosome 4, ddPopNigr1.1, whole genome shotgun sequence genome contains the following window.
aaaaaaaggagaaagagaggGACAAGGTGGCCAACCCAAACCTACAAGTGACTTGAGGTTTAAGGCATGCTCAATATACTACCACCTTCAtgaattcttcattttttaggTTATCATTgattccaaaaagaaaaatggctTACAATTCAGAAGATGTTCGAAAATGTTTTGCTGCCTATGCTCATCAACAAGGATTtggtattataaaataaaaattaaaaaattgatgatgttgGAAACCCAAATTCCTTACCTCTTGCTTGTGCTATAAGAGGGAAAATAGAGTTAACGACAAGAAAGTTATTGTAACCCAAGgttttcaatcaatcaaattgTAAGCTAAGATTAATGTTATTATTCATAAGGTGATAATTTCATTATATAACACAATCATCCAACTGACCATAAAAATTTACAATTCTTTTCGTCGCATAAAGAAACGGATGAACATGTCAATGAAAGACTTAAAAGTGAAGAATGAAGCAAGCAAGAACTGCCATTCACTGCATCTTAGGCATgttatttttgcgttttaaaaatgtttttgaaaaaaattaatttttttatttttttctttacttcaaattaatatttttttgtgtgtttttagatcattttaatacaccgatgtcaaaaataatttttttttaaatttattattttgatacatttctgagtgaaaagcattttgaaaagcaatcgggAGATATGAAATCTTGACTTGTACCGAGCAAAACTATAGCaacttattgtttatttttgtattttaaaagaatattttttttagatatatttttttaattttttaattttaaattaattttttatgtgtttttagattgttttatatgctaatattaaaaataaaaaatatcattttaatatatttttttaaaaaaatatttttaaaaataaacaacatacTAATCAAACTCTAAAACTGAATAATAATGTAGATGCAGAATTGATGATTCAAAAGCGTtcgataattttgttttctctttataaCGTCAAATTGAATgacaaaaatcatgaaacataaCATGGGAAGATAAATGTAAAGTTGGATATGATGTTATCTTATTTATACTCGACTACTAATCAAGACATTTAACCTctggttttggattttaatttaattatgattaatttaattgagttttaaacaGGATATAAATTGATCTACtaaattaattggattttaattggattaatttttaCGTAGTTTAatagaaaactgaaaaacctaggggtgagtaaaaaaactgaaaaattaagaaaaataaaaaaaaaataattaaaaaaaccgaactatgaaaaaaacagattaaaattttcaaaaaaccggCCGGTTCGGTtccggttttataagcctaaaaccaaAAAACGAACCGGACCAAACCCAAATCGgcaaaaaaccgagccaaaaccaagccaaaaccgagccaaaccaaaaaaccaagccaaacagGTTTAAACCAGTTTTTGTACTAAAAaagaaccgaaaccggtcggttgaaccggttttggtttttttttttaaaaaattgatttggttattttttttgataaaaaccaaaccgaaccgaaaatgatcacatGTAATAAAACTTGAcccaattcaaatataaaatcattgggtcatattatattttgtttgccAAGCGGGTTCGGGTTAAATAACACTGTAATAAACTGTCGCGGGATATTACAGCAGCCTAATCTTGTAAACATGTAGAGcacggaaaatatttttaatactgtATTTGTCCTGTATACCATGCATGCatgtacataattaaaaaaaaagaagaagcagaaaaagactgatgatgatgatgatgatgatgtgtcCTCCACCTAGTTTCTTCTTACAAACAAAATCCATCTCCATCAACTAgttcctttctttctctgtaCTCCCTGCCCTCCATTTCTCGGCCCCTGCCCTGCCCTAGGGTTTCTTTGCCTTCCACTTCTATGTCAACAAACCTTAACCCCTTACAAAACCTTTCTTAATCCGTACACATTtcacaaaaaatagaaaaaaatcagtaCTTGACTACCGACTAAAACCAAGCAATTCATGGCCAAAACCAAACCTGGCAAAAAAGACCTTGATTCCTACACTATCAAAGGCACCAACAAAGTTGTTAGACGTAAGCATTTACCTTGTTTAAACCCATAATTTCCAGCTACAaatttcttctctgttttttttttttttactatcaaaCTAGAAACCCATCGATTTCTTTGGTTAAAGTTTCAGCCTTTAAGACCCTGATTGCCAAAAtgtctcctttttctttcaattttatatacctattgttttgtttttcatattttttttctaattttaacgAAACCcaaatgccttttctttttcatcctttcctttttgttgGGGTTCTGATTTTGGGtgtattcatgcttgttattgCAGCTGGTGATTGTGTGTTGATGCGCCCATCGGATACCGATAAGCTTCCATACGTGGCACTTGTAGAGAAAATCGAGGCAGATCATAGAAACAACGTTAAAGTTCGTGTACGGTGGTACTACCGGCCGGAGGAATCCATTGGGGGACGCCGTCAATTCCACGGAGCCAAAGAGTTATTCTTGTCAGACCACCATGATATGCAAAGTGCACACACAATCGAAGGCAAGTGCACAGTGCACTCCTTCAAGAACTATAGTAAGCTTGAGAATGTTGGAGCTGAGGATTACTTTTGTAGGTTCGAGTACAAGGCTTCCACCGGTGGGTTCACTCCTGATCGTGTAGCTGTGTgagttttgttcttttgatgtaattttgagttgatttttttggggTTTAGTGTTGAATTGAATGGCCTTTTGAATTGGTGTCTTTGAAGGTACTGTAAGTGCGAGATGCCATACAATCCAGACGATCTCATGGTGCAATGCGAGGGATGCAAAGATTGGTAATTTGCTGATACCACACTCATTTTTGTAATTCTATGCTTTGTAACTGCGAGATTAGTTCCATTTTATCTCATCTAATCTTTGAAATTGTTCGAGCTACCTTTGTCAGAACCAATGTGACAGGTGTTGTTTTCATTCGAATGAATTGTTGTAGCTTCATGATTAGTACTTACGATGACTTTTCCCTTTGTTTTATTCTTctaaaacttcaagaaaaacTATGGTGTGAGAGATAGGGATCCTTTTCGAGAATGCGTAGCCATTTTTCTAAAAACTATGGTGTGAGAGATAGGGATCCTTTTCGAGAATGCGTAGCCATTTTTCTATTGCTTGTAAGATTAAGTGGCCTACTGTAAACTCTGTTTTATGTTGGGCAGACATGTTAACTTCATGAGAGCTTATAGGGATCAGCAAAGGATATAGAGCATTACATGAAAAGTAGCATCTGTGagatttatctagttttatcaAGTTGCATAAGGTCATTTCTTCTTGTTATATATCTAGTGGTGGCTTCCCTTGAATAGAAGTTGTACCTTGTATCTTGTATAGAAAGTTTACTTCCTAGCAGAAATTCTTTTATGGAACTAAAAACACTTAATTTTAACACACTGCAGGCTTTATTTAGCCATTTTTAGGCTGTAGATTATTTGTTCTCATGCATGTTACTACTTATATGGAGCTCTGTGTCAGATCCTCATTGTCAATTACAAAAAACCCTAGCAGTGTTGAATATCTTAAACAGAATTTTTGATTGAAATACTGTTCTGAAAACGCAGAAATCTGTTAGTATAGGACTTTTGTGTGCAGTAACACATGCTGAGGATGAACTATTTGGACAtcaaattagtaatttttttaatttctgttttgttcCTTTCTGTCAAGTGGATATCTCATTTATCTCTTTTTCCCCCCTTCAAACTTGAATATGCTTGATTTCTGAAGTTCTTAGTGGTTGAACATGGTAGGTAAAGCATTAAGTATTAACAATTGAAGAAATCAAAGATGCTTAAAGTAAGAAAAGGATCCTCTCAAAGACAAGGTTAATACATTTCCTAGTTCTGAAGGGTGAAAGAAAAAATTCCAGTTTACTGCAGTTAGTATTCTGTTGCTTGTTGAAATCATTCATTGAATAATTTGCATATCTAAATTTGCTACAAATTTCATTCTTCCATTTAAGGACCATGTTAGAACTATAAAGCTAAGATGGCTTGAGGAATTTGAAATTGGCACCAATTAccattgccttttcttttgcaaaatAGTACAAATCAAGGTTGAATGGCTCCTTATAGATAAGGAAAAAGGGGGGTTGGGTGGGGGAAGAAAGAAACCAAAGAACATATGTGGTATACTCTGTGCGATCAACATCTAAATGAAGTATGGAATTGAGCTGTCTATGGAGAGCATAAAGCGTGGTTTTTAACATTCTTTTCAACAATCAGTGATTAAAGAATGTAGCAGGCAAGGTTGAGGTGCAATTAGGAAATTGATGTTATACAGGAGGTGATTTCAAAATtggaaaattgtaaaatttacaTCTTAAACATGCTATAATGAGGTTTGAGAGATAGTTTGGACAAGAAGATACTCTTTAGGCATAGGTGCAATGCTATTTACTAATGCTATTGATGAAATTCATGAATATCTTATTTCATAGCATCATCAAAAGATGATGATTGAATAGATTCACtagatttctttttatcaaGTTGCGATCATCAAATCTGGTTGATTCGTAGATAGCATGATACAATAAAaggaactcttttttttctttcttttggctATAAGAGCTTTCTTtccaattttataaaagaagtGCTGTATTTATACTATCTATAGAGATGTTCAATTTCCTT
Protein-coding sequences here:
- the LOC133690999 gene encoding chromatin remodeling protein EBS-like isoform X1; this translates as MPFLFHPFLFVGVLILGVFMLVIAAGDCVLMRPSDTDKLPYVALVEKIEADHRNNVKVRVRWYYRPEESIGGRRQFHGAKELFLSDHHDMQSAHTIEGKCTVHSFKNYSKLENVGAEDYFCRFEYKASTGGFTPDRVAVYCKCEMPYNPDDLMVQCEGCKDWFHPSCMGMTIEEAKKLDHFLCSDCSSEDDAKRSMNVFPVSPSLEAKVRRWRQNVGRGD
- the LOC133690999 gene encoding chromatin remodeling protein EBS-like isoform X4, translating into MAKTKPGKKDLDSYTIKGTNKVVRPGDCVLMRPSDTDKLPYVALVEKIEADHRNNVKVRVRWYYRPEESIGGRRQFHGAKELFLSDHHDMQSAHTIEGKCTVHSFKNYSKLENVGAEDYFCRFEYKASTGGFTPDRVAVYCKCEMPYNPDDLMVQCEGCKDWFHPSCMGMTIEEAKKLDHFLCSDCSSEDDAKRSMNVFPVSPSLEAKVETKRRKR
- the LOC133690999 gene encoding chromatin remodeling protein EBS-like isoform X3 gives rise to the protein MAKTKPGKKDLDSYTIKGTNKVVRPGDCVLMRPSDTDKLPYVALVEKIEADHRNNVKVRVRWYYRPEESIGGRRQFHGAKELFLSDHHDMQSAHTIEGKCTVHSFKNYSKLENVGAEDYFCRFEYKASTGGFTPDRVAVYCKCEMPYNPDDLMVQCEGCKDWFHPSCMGMTIEEAKKLDHFLCSDCSSEDDAKRSMNVFPVSPSLEAKVRRWRQNVGRGD
- the LOC133690999 gene encoding chromatin remodeling protein EBS-like isoform X2 is translated as MPFLFHPFLFVGVLILGVFMLVIAAGDCVLMRPSDTDKLPYVALVEKIEADHRNNVKVRVRWYYRPEESIGGRRQFHGAKELFLSDHHDMQSAHTIEGKCTVHSFKNYSKLENVGAEDYFCRFEYKASTGGFTPDRVAVYCKCEMPYNPDDLMVQCEGCKDWFHPSCMGMTIEEAKKLDHFLCSDCSSEDDAKRSMNVFPVSPSLEAKVETKRRKR